A genomic segment from Luteolibacter ambystomatis encodes:
- a CDS encoding NADPH-dependent assimilatory sulfite reductase hemoprotein subunit: MSEKKLSANEGIKTRSHYLRGTIAEGIADLSTGSLSEDDQQLLKFHGSYQQDDRDLRPNRRKHRLEKAYSFMIRIRLPGGVATPAQWLATDDMAEHYANGTIKLTTRQAFQLHGIIKSNLKRTIQAMDKAAMDSIAACGDVNRNVMVNPNPYLSFVHAETLKKAHEVSNHLTPKTRAYHEIWLDGEKVQSTEEEIEPIYGKTYLPRKFKITFAVPPSNDVDIYANDLSFIAIVEHDKLVGYNVAVGGGMGMTHGNEETFPRLADVIGFCTPDQVVDVAEKVVLVQRDYGDRTDRKHSRLKYTIQDRGVEWFKTELDKYLGYHLAPARSFVFEDNGDRYGWIEDANGNFHLTLYISGGRVLDTPSYPMRTGLREIAKIHDGDFRLTANQNLVIANISPANRPEIEKLLEQYGIKDSHLKSALRLNSLACVALPTCGLSLAEAERYLPDVITKLEESLEENGLRHDAITIRMTGCPNGCARPYIAEIGFVGRSPGKYNVYLGGGHAGQRLSKLYRPEFPGDEIPQLLAPIFKHYAQERLDGERFGDFVIRTGYVAETKQGADFHANVGVPA, translated from the coding sequence ATGAGCGAAAAGAAACTCTCCGCAAACGAAGGCATCAAGACCCGCAGCCACTACCTCCGTGGCACCATCGCAGAAGGCATCGCCGATCTCTCGACCGGCTCGCTTTCCGAGGATGACCAGCAGTTGCTCAAGTTCCACGGCTCCTACCAGCAGGACGACCGCGACCTGCGCCCGAACCGCCGCAAGCACCGTCTTGAGAAGGCCTACTCCTTCATGATCCGCATCCGCCTGCCCGGAGGTGTCGCCACCCCGGCCCAGTGGCTGGCCACGGATGACATGGCGGAGCATTACGCCAATGGCACCATCAAGCTCACCACCCGCCAGGCCTTCCAGCTTCACGGCATCATCAAGAGCAACCTGAAGCGCACCATCCAGGCGATGGACAAGGCGGCCATGGACTCGATCGCGGCCTGCGGTGACGTGAACCGCAACGTGATGGTGAATCCGAATCCGTATCTGTCCTTCGTTCATGCCGAGACGCTGAAGAAGGCTCACGAGGTTTCGAACCACCTCACGCCGAAGACCCGCGCCTATCATGAGATCTGGCTGGATGGCGAAAAGGTCCAGTCCACGGAGGAGGAGATCGAGCCGATCTATGGCAAGACCTACCTGCCGCGGAAGTTCAAGATCACCTTCGCCGTGCCGCCGTCCAATGACGTGGACATCTACGCGAACGACCTCTCGTTCATCGCCATCGTCGAGCATGACAAGCTTGTCGGCTACAACGTGGCGGTCGGTGGTGGCATGGGCATGACCCACGGCAACGAGGAGACCTTCCCGCGCCTCGCCGATGTCATCGGCTTCTGCACGCCGGATCAGGTGGTGGACGTGGCCGAGAAGGTCGTGCTGGTGCAGCGTGATTACGGCGACCGCACCGACCGCAAGCACTCGCGCCTGAAGTATACGATCCAGGACCGCGGAGTGGAGTGGTTCAAGACCGAGCTCGACAAGTATCTCGGCTATCACCTCGCGCCCGCACGTTCGTTCGTGTTCGAAGACAATGGCGACCGCTACGGCTGGATCGAGGATGCCAATGGCAACTTCCACCTCACGCTTTACATCTCCGGCGGCCGCGTGCTCGACACGCCCAGCTATCCGATGCGCACGGGCCTCCGCGAGATCGCGAAGATCCATGACGGCGACTTCCGCCTCACCGCGAACCAGAACCTCGTCATCGCCAACATTTCGCCCGCGAACCGTCCGGAGATCGAGAAGCTGCTGGAGCAGTATGGCATCAAGGACAGCCACCTGAAGAGCGCGCTGCGTCTCAACTCGCTGGCCTGCGTCGCGCTGCCGACCTGCGGCCTGTCGCTGGCGGAAGCGGAACGCTATCTGCCGGATGTCATCACCAAGCTTGAGGAAAGCCTTGAGGAAAACGGCCTCCGCCATGATGCGATCACCATCCGCATGACCGGCTGTCCGAACGGCTGCGCCCGACCCTACATCGCCGAGATCGGCTTTGTTGGTCGCTCGCCCGGGAAATACAACGTGTATCTCGGCGGCGGCCATGCCGGCCAGCGCCTGTCGAAGCTCTATCGCCCGGAATTCCCCGGCGATGAGATCCCGCAGCTCCTGGCTCCCATCTTCAAGCACTACGCGCAGGAACGCCTCGATGGCGAACGCTTCGGCGACTTCGTCATCCGCACCGGCTACGTGGCGGAAACAAAACAAGGTGCCGACTTCCACGCGAATGTCGGTGTCCCCGCATGA
- a CDS encoding phosphoadenylyl-sulfate reductase, which translates to MTQLSTSISEADALSAELAALKAGDRLKLLHERYGSRLVATTSFGIQAVVMLHLIHENAPEIPVVFIDTGYLFPETYQYIDEVTKRFPKLDLRVYQPAITAARMEALYGKLWEQGREGNDRYGIITKVEPMDRALKEIGGDVWLSGVRRSQSSTRANRSFAEQQKKTLKIYPILDWADAQVNIYMNQHALPPHPLAEKGYVTMGDWHSTNPVAEGQDAESTRFNGEKYECGLHLDSGVSDFQI; encoded by the coding sequence ATGACACAACTTTCGACATCCATCTCTGAAGCGGACGCGCTCTCCGCTGAACTGGCAGCCCTGAAGGCGGGTGACCGCCTGAAGCTGCTGCATGAGCGTTATGGCTCCCGGCTCGTCGCCACCACCAGCTTCGGCATTCAGGCGGTGGTGATGCTCCACTTGATCCATGAGAACGCGCCGGAGATCCCGGTCGTGTTCATCGATACCGGCTATCTCTTCCCGGAGACCTACCAGTACATCGACGAGGTCACGAAGCGGTTCCCGAAGCTCGACCTGCGCGTCTATCAGCCTGCCATCACCGCCGCCCGCATGGAGGCGCTTTATGGTAAGTTGTGGGAGCAAGGAAGGGAAGGCAACGATCGCTACGGCATCATCACCAAGGTGGAGCCGATGGACCGCGCGCTGAAGGAGATCGGCGGCGATGTCTGGCTCAGCGGCGTGCGCCGCAGCCAGTCCAGCACCCGTGCCAACCGCTCCTTCGCCGAGCAGCAGAAGAAGACCCTCAAGATCTATCCGATCCTCGACTGGGCGGACGCGCAGGTGAACATCTACATGAACCAGCACGCCCTCCCACCGCACCCTCTGGCGGAGAAAGGCTACGTCACCATGGGTGACTGGCACTCCACCAATCCGGTTGCCGAAGGACAGGATGCCGAGTCCACCCGTTTCAACGGAGAAAAGTACGAGTGCGGATTGCATCTCGACTCCGGCGTCTCCGACTTCCAGATTTGA
- the cysK gene encoding cysteine synthase A — MALAENMVATVGNTPLIRLNHLTKDVDAEIFVKAEFFNPLFSVKDRIGKAMIEAAERDGLLKPGGLIIEPTSGNTGIALAFVARAKGYRVILTMPESMSIERRVLLRLLGAEIVLTPRARGMAGAIAMAKKLIDETPGAFGPGQFDNPANVQVHRETTAEEIWRDTEGNIDIFVAGVGTGGTFSGVSEVIKSRRELTAIAVEPVGSPVITQFRKGEELKPGPHMIQGLAAGFIPKNLNVDLVDDTILVTNEDAIATAQALAQTEGIPAGISTGANVWAAIQVAKRPESKGKRIVTVAPSSTERYLSTPLAEKIREEVTNLPVQEI, encoded by the coding sequence ATGGCCCTCGCCGAAAACATGGTTGCCACCGTCGGCAACACCCCGCTGATCCGTCTCAATCATCTGACCAAGGACGTCGACGCCGAAATCTTCGTCAAAGCCGAGTTCTTCAACCCGCTCTTCAGCGTGAAGGACCGCATCGGCAAGGCGATGATCGAAGCCGCCGAGCGTGACGGCCTGCTCAAGCCGGGCGGCCTCATCATCGAGCCGACCTCCGGCAACACCGGCATCGCCCTCGCCTTCGTCGCCCGTGCCAAGGGTTACCGCGTGATCCTGACCATGCCGGAGAGCATGTCGATCGAGCGCCGCGTGCTGCTCCGCCTGCTCGGTGCTGAGATCGTCCTGACTCCGCGCGCCCGCGGCATGGCCGGTGCCATCGCCATGGCGAAGAAGCTCATTGATGAAACCCCGGGTGCCTTCGGCCCCGGCCAGTTCGACAACCCGGCCAACGTCCAAGTCCACCGTGAAACCACGGCCGAGGAAATCTGGCGCGATACCGAAGGCAACATCGACATCTTCGTCGCCGGTGTCGGCACGGGTGGTACGTTCTCCGGTGTCTCCGAGGTCATCAAGTCCCGCCGCGAGCTGACGGCGATCGCCGTCGAGCCTGTCGGCAGCCCGGTCATCACCCAGTTCCGCAAGGGCGAGGAACTCAAGCCGGGTCCGCATATGATCCAAGGCCTTGCCGCAGGGTTCATCCCGAAGAATCTCAATGTCGATCTCGTGGACGATACCATCCTCGTGACCAACGAGGATGCCATCGCCACCGCGCAGGCGCTTGCGCAGACCGAAGGCATCCCAGCCGGTATCTCCACCGGCGCCAACGTCTGGGCCGCCATTCAGGTCGCGAAGCGTCCGGAGTCCAAAGGCAAGCGCATCGTCACCGTGGCCCCGTCCTCCACCGAGCGCTATCTCTCCACGCCGCTGGCCGAGAAGATCCGCGAGGAAGTCACCAATCTCCCGGTGCAGGAGATCTGA